The genomic DNA GTGGGGACGGGGGCGTTCTCGTACGACGACATGCGGGTGAAGTGCATCCACAGGTGGTCGTACGCGGCCTTGCTGAGGTCCTTGGGGCTGTCGGTGCTCACGATTATCGGGTTCCCCACATATAGGTCTGCTTCTTGAGCTTGAGGTAGACGAAGCTCTCGGTGGAGCGCACGCCGGGGACGGCCCGGATGCGTCGGTTGATGACCTCCAGGAGGTGGTCGTCGTCCTCGCAGACGACCTCCACCATCAGGTCGAAGGAGCCCGCGGTCATCACCACGTACTCGCACTCGGACATGGCCGACAGCGCCTCGGCCACCGACTCCACGTCGCCCTCGACGTTGACGCCGACCATCGCCTGGCGCCGGAAGCCCACCGTGAGCGGGTCCGTGACGGCGACGATCTGCATCACGCCCTGGTCGAGCAGCTTCTGGACGCGCTGGCGCACGGCCGCCTCCGACAGGCCCACGGCCTTGCCGATGGCGGCGTACGGCCGGCGGCCGTCCTCCTGGAGCTGCTCGATGATGGCGAGGGAGACGGCGTC from Streptomyces sp. CB09001 includes the following:
- a CDS encoding Lrp/AsnC family transcriptional regulator → MHSEAVASRSADQKDSRESRNGGPQLDAVSLAIIEQLQEDGRRPYAAIGKAVGLSEAAVRQRVQKLLDQGVMQIVAVTDPLTVGFRRQAMVGVNVEGDVESVAEALSAMSECEYVVMTAGSFDLMVEVVCEDDDHLLEVINRRIRAVPGVRSTESFVYLKLKKQTYMWGTR